One segment of Leptidea sinapis chromosome 33, ilLepSina1.1, whole genome shotgun sequence DNA contains the following:
- the LOC126974686 gene encoding uncharacterized protein LOC126974686 codes for MNDEKLIILVSKYECLFDITKPSYSDRIMKDNAWEEISKCLGISVTQCQDRWKKLRDNFRKAYYNRKGKSGDGATTSKLIKFEKELSFIIPFFRNRNQISNVTLSSDDSEPGTPIPPPSTSSKRSDHSEVESLASTSGSKKRPRLSKDVATVFEEYLEEKRNTTPRDKALRNFFLSMSDTVETFPKEVQARIKRRVFNIVNEAELSLYENSTDLNYSLSINSPPSTNQSTYLVSNETYIPQNYPDQTTYGYNTSTQNTK; via the exons ATGaatgatgaaaaattaataatactcgTGTCAAAATATGAGTGTTTATTTGACATAACCAAGCCATCATATAGCGATCGGATAATGAAAGACAATGCATGGGAGGAAATTAGCAAATGTCTCGGAATAAGTG TGACGCAGTGCCAGGATCGTTGGAAGAAACTGCGAGATAACTTCAGAAAAGCCTATTATAACCGAAAAGGCAAGAGTGGCGATGGTGCAACTACGtccaaattgataaaatttgaaaaagaactttcttttataataccaTTTTTTCGCAATCGAAACCAAATATCTAATGTAACATTATCATCGGATGATTCAGAGCCTGGCACACCAATACCACCACCATCGACATCATCTAAACGTTCTGACCATTCTGAAGTTGAATCGCTTGCAAGTACTTCTGGCTCGAAAAAGAGACCACGCTTAAGCAAAGATGTTGCTACGGTTTTCGAAGAGTATCTTgaagaaaaaagaaatactaCACCCCGTGACAAGGcattacgtaatttttttttgtctatgtCAGATACAGTGGAAACATTCCCAAAAGAAGTCCAAGCACGAATTAAAAGGCGCGTGTTTAACATTGTTAATGAAGCTGAATTAAGTCTGTATGAAAATAGTACAGATTTGAATTATTCTTTGTCtataaattcaccgccatcGACTAATCAATCTACTTACCTAGTGTCAAACGAAACCTATATTCCTCAAAACTATCCAGATCAGACTACTTACGGGTACAATACCAGcacacaaaatacaaaataa
- the LOC126974685 gene encoding uncharacterized protein LOC126974685, with protein sequence MDLDSSDEEIYLLARLLEIEHRKRKRKRKQIWVKHIWKNRLIHGEFHTIFEELKRDSLKFYEYYRMEYWQFLKLTDLLRVHITKKTTNYRCTITAEERLTVTLRFLITGCSFKNLSFNFRMGISTVHSIIHETIRVICDVLMPIVMQMPDEEMWEKVSRDFFNIWNFPNCLGAIDGKHVNIQAPDNSGSLYYNYKNFFSTVLLAVVDAKYSFLIVDVGSYGKNSDGGILQNSKFWKKLNTNKLKLPPNKPLPSTTESLPHVFIGDEAFPLSNNILRPYPREQARTELSKKVFNLRLSRARKVVECAFGMLTQRFEIYQKRMKIQPKYCDLIILATTCLHNFLIENRTPGQENEFHSNINLLTAITDNNNENSSNSDAVLTTRNKFKDYFSSSGALDWQDQVATRVS encoded by the exons ATGGATTTAGATAGCTCCGACgaagaaatatatttgttagcAAGATTACTTGAAATAGAACATAGGAAACGTAAGCGCAAGCGGAAACAAATATGGGTAAAACATATTTGGAAAAACAGACTAATCCATGGGGAGTTTCACACCATTTTCGAGGAATTGAAGAGAGATAGcctaaaattttatgagtatTATCGTATGGAATATTGGCAATTTTTGAAATTGACAGATTTGTTAAGAGTACATATAACAAAAAAGACTACAAATTATCGTTGCACCATTACAGCCGAAGAAAGGTTAACGGTAACtttaag attccTCATCACTGGTTGCAGTTTCAAAAACTTGTCatttaattttcgaatgggAATTTCTACAGTTCATTCAATTATTCATGAGACAATCAGAGTAATTTGTGATGTTTTGATGCCCATAGTTATGCAGATGCCAGATGAAGAAATGTGGGAAAAGGTTTCACGtgatttctttaatatttgGAATTTTCCTAACTGTTTGGGCGCTATAGACGGAAAGCATGTCAATATACAGGCACCAGATAATAGTGGAAGcttatactataattataaaaactttttcagTACAGTGTTACTAGCTGTGGTCGACGcgaaatacagttttttaatTGTTGATGTCGGATCATATGGTAAAAATAGCGACGGCGGAATTTTACAGAAttcaaaattttggaaaaaactCAACACCAATAAGTTAAAGCTGCCCCCAAATAAACCTCTACCTAGTACCACTGAAAGCTTACCACATGTTTTTATAGGAGACGAGGCATTTCCTTTGAGCAATAATATATTGCGGCCGTATCCAAGAGAACAAGCAAGAacagaattatcaaaaaaagtatttaatctgCGTTTAAGCAGGGCAAGAAAAGTCGTAGAATGTGCATTTGGAATGCTAACTCAAAGATTTGAAATTTATCAAAAACGAATGAAAATTCAGCCGAAGTACtgtgatttaattatattagcaactacatgtttacataattttttaatagaaaatcgGACGCCAGGACAAGAGAATGAATTTCacagcaatataaatttattaacagcAATAACagacaataataatgaaaacagtTCTAATAGCGACGCAGTTCTAACCACAAGGAATAAATTTAAGGATTATTTTTCATCAAGTGGTGCTTTAGATTGGCAAGATCAAGTGGCTACGCGAGTTTcttaa